The following proteins come from a genomic window of Lycium ferocissimum isolate CSIRO_LF1 chromosome 4, AGI_CSIRO_Lferr_CH_V1, whole genome shotgun sequence:
- the LOC132052860 gene encoding transcription factor PCL1-like: MGEEVNDERVLWSVGLPGTDDLTPLTLQLIPVELASAFRISPESSKTMTDVNRASQNTFFSLQRWHSQDMASMNNSNFKPFDEERTREETVTEKDETDQGSEPRKIRRVESGGTEEADSALCNEDDSSAKALKRPRLVWTPQLHKRFIEVVAHLGIKNAVPKTIMQLMNVEGLTRENVASHLQKYRLYTKRMQGQSNEGPSSSDHLFTSSPAPQNLHESSESGHLRNTNGHMAMPTPMPYQPQMVPMPMIGMANGGHVGMPVGYGGGPPVGYHHQYNMMQQRDWPGNNFGYYHPVASNDK, from the exons ATGGGTGAAGAAGTGAATGATGAGAGAGTTCTGTGGTCGGTTGGTCTTCCCGGCACCGATGATCTAACGCCGTTGACTCTACAGTTGATTCCGGTGGAACTTGCTTCTGCGTTCAGAATCTCGCCGGAATCCTCAAAGACAATGACCGATGTAAATCGCGCTTCGCAGAATACATTTTTTTCTCTCCAGAGGTGGCACTCACAG GATATGGCTTCAATGAATAACTCCAATTTCAAGCCGTTTGATGAGGAGAGGACTAGAGAAGAGACTGTTACTGAAAAAGACGAAACGGATCAGGGATCCGAACCGAGGAAGATCCGGAGGGTTGAATCCGGCGGCACTGAAGAAGCTGATTCTGCTCTGTGTAACGAAGATGATTCCTCGGCTAAGGCTTTGAAGCGGCCAAGGCTTGTTTGGACCCCACAGTTACACAAGCGTTTTATTGAAGTGGTGGCACATTTAGGTATCAAGAATGCTGTGCCAAAGACGATTATGCAGCTTATGAATGTGGAAGGATTGACACGAGAGAACGTAGCAAGTCATTTACAGAAGTATAGATTGTATACCAAGAGAATGCAG GGGCAGTCAAATGAGGGGCCTTCTTCGTCTGATCATTTGTTTACTTCCTCGCCGGCGCCACAGAATTTGCATGAGTCCAGTGAGAGTGGCCACCTGCGTAATACTAATGGCCACATGGCAATGCCAACTCCGATGCCGTACCAACCACAAATGGTGCCGATGCCAATGATTGGAATGGCTAACGGAGGACATGTAGGCATGCCAGTTGGGTACGGGGGTGGACCACCAGTTGGGTATCATCATCAGTATAATATGATGCAACAGCGGGACTGGCCTGGAAATAATTTTGGTTACTATCATCCTGTTGCTTCTAATGATAAATAG